Proteins encoded together in one Quercus lobata isolate SW786 chromosome 3, ValleyOak3.0 Primary Assembly, whole genome shotgun sequence window:
- the LOC115978780 gene encoding probable S-adenosylmethionine-dependent methyltransferase At5g37990: MVINMPGIPNGIPHSSSVTGLTFDILGHCLTDLAKEGLISEVQVDSFNVPIYVASPKEMTQLVERNGCFSIERMEIIQPWARAGDLSSQAFTMHLRAAMEGIISKHFGTDIIDELFDRYCKKHGEFIGLLESKCNEGNQLFIVLKRI; this comes from the exons ATGGTGATTAATATGCCAGGAATTCCAAATGGGATTCCTCATTCTAGTTCAGTAACAGGATTGACGTTTGATATCCTGGGACACTGCCTCACGGATCTGGCAAAGGAG GGATTAATTAGTGAAGTTCAGGTGGACTCCTTTAACGTGCCTATTTATGTTGCCTCACCCAAGGAGATGACACAACTGGTGGAAAGAAATGGGTGTTTTAGCATTGAAAGAATGGAGATAATACAACCTTGGGCAAGAGCTGGTGACCTTAGTAGCCAGGCATTCACAATGCACCTAAGAGCTGCCATGGAGGGTATAATAAGCAAACATTTTGGAACTGATATTATTGATGAACTATTTGATCGATACTGTAAGAAACATGGAGAGTTTATCGGCCTGTTGGAGTCAAAATGCAATGAAGGAAATCAACTGTTTATTGTTTTGAAACGCATATGA